The sequence CCACGCCCCGCAAGCCGGGGACCGACAGACAGCCTTCCCAGCCCTCTTCCTCTTCGTCACCCAAGGGCGTGATGACCGGATTCACCAGCACGGTGCGCGGCACCACCGGCGCATCGGGGTAGCGCGGGTTGGGTGCGCCGCTGCCGAACAGCACCACCTGCAGGTCCACCCCGATCTGCGGCGCGGCCAGGCCGGCACCATTCGCGGCGACCATGGTGTCCTGCAGGTCCACCACCAGCTGGTGCAGCTCGGATGTGTCGAAACGGGTGACGGGCTGGGCGTGGCGCAGCAGGCGCGGATCGCCCATTTTCAGGATGGTGTGAACGGTCATGGGTTGGACAAGCGGAGGAGATGGGTTTAGTTTCGCTGATCACGACACCCCACGCGACCACCCGAGGAGAACCCATGAAGACCACCCTGCTCGCCCTCGCCCTGTTCGTGCCCGCATTGGCGCAGGCCCAGGGCGCCGAGATCTTCAAAGGCGCCGACCTGGCCCTGGGCGCCAAGCTCATCGCAGAAAACAAGTGCACCCAGTGCCACACCGGCAAGGTCGGCGGCGACGGCAGCACCATCTACCGCCCGCAAGGCCGCATCAACAACGCCGGCCTGCTGCGCGGCATGGTGGAGAACTGCAGCACCCAGCTGAACTTGCAGCTCTTCCCCGAAGAAGTCACCGCCATTGCGGCGGTGCTCAACCGGGATTACTACAAGTTCAAGTGATCGAGCCCAGCAAGGCCAGCATGCCGGCCTCGTCCAACACCGA is a genomic window of Hydrogenophaga sp. RAC07 containing:
- the def gene encoding peptide deformylase, which translates into the protein MTVHTILKMGDPRLLRHAQPVTRFDTSELHQLVVDLQDTMVAANGAGLAAPQIGVDLQVVLFGSGAPNPRYPDAPVVPRTVLVNPVITPLGDEEEEGWEGCLSVPGLRGVVPRWRRIRYQGFDERGQVIDREAEGFHARVVQHECDHLWGTLYPMRVRDFTRFGFTEVLFPGLDAGEDD